A single region of the Mycobacterium avium subsp. avium genome encodes:
- the efeO gene encoding iron uptake system protein EfeO, producing the protein MLSVTACGHSGDNANHAAQSKPGGGNAVKITLTNSAGKDGCALDTTNVPAGPVTFTVANTNAPGISEVELLRDQRIVGEKENLAPGLDPVSFTLTVDGGSYQLYCPGASTEYQTLTVTGKAPATPTGTVATVLSQGTKDYAAYIVNQIGQLNDGVKALDAAVQAGNLDAAKAAYAKARLYWERSESTVEGFVLPGFAVGDNAGSLDYLIDMRESTPVDGKVGWKGFHAIERDLWQAGAITPGTKALSTELVGNVGKLHGIVATLQYKPEDLANGASDLIEEIQNTKITGEEEAFSHIDLVDFSGNVEGAQQAYASLRPGLEKIDNNLVHQIDQQFQNVLATLDGYRDPGALGGYRTYTPALKASDAPKLTAVIQPLHQSLSTVAQKVVSAG; encoded by the coding sequence ATGCTGTCGGTGACCGCATGCGGCCACTCCGGCGACAACGCGAACCATGCTGCGCAGTCCAAGCCCGGCGGCGGCAACGCGGTCAAGATCACCCTGACCAACAGCGCCGGCAAGGACGGCTGCGCGCTGGACACCACCAACGTGCCCGCCGGGCCGGTCACCTTCACCGTGGCCAACACCAATGCCCCCGGCATCAGCGAGGTCGAACTGCTCCGCGACCAGCGCATCGTCGGTGAAAAGGAGAACCTGGCACCGGGATTGGACCCGGTGTCGTTCACCCTCACCGTGGACGGCGGCTCCTACCAGCTCTACTGCCCCGGGGCCAGCACCGAGTACCAGACCCTGACGGTGACGGGCAAAGCTCCGGCGACGCCGACGGGCACCGTCGCGACCGTCCTCAGCCAGGGCACCAAGGACTATGCGGCCTATATCGTCAACCAGATCGGTCAGCTCAACGACGGCGTGAAGGCCCTCGACGCGGCCGTGCAGGCGGGCAACCTCGACGCCGCGAAGGCGGCCTACGCCAAAGCCCGGTTGTACTGGGAGCGTTCGGAATCCACCGTGGAGGGATTCGTGCTGCCCGGCTTCGCGGTCGGCGACAACGCCGGCAGCCTCGACTATCTGATCGACATGCGGGAGTCCACCCCGGTCGACGGCAAGGTCGGGTGGAAAGGCTTCCACGCAATCGAGCGCGACCTGTGGCAGGCCGGCGCGATCACCCCGGGCACCAAGGCGTTGAGCACCGAGCTGGTGGGCAACGTCGGCAAATTGCACGGCATCGTCGCCACCCTGCAGTACAAGCCCGAGGACCTGGCCAACGGCGCCAGCGACCTGATCGAAGAAATCCAGAACACCAAGATCACCGGTGAGGAAGAGGCCTTCAGCCACATCGACCTGGTCGACTTTTCCGGCAACGTGGAAGGCGCCCAACAGGCGTACGCGTCGCTGCGCCCCGGCCTGGAGAAGATCGACAACAACCTGGTCCACCAGATCGACCAGCAGTTCCAGAACGTGCTCGCCACCCTGGACGGATATCGCGACCCCGGCGCGCTCGGCGGCTACCGCACCTACACGCCGGCCCTGAAGGCCAGCGACGCGCCCAAGCTGACCGCGGTCATCCAGCCGCTGCATCAAAGCCTGTCCACCGTCGCGCAAAAAGTCGTCTCGGCCGGCTGA
- the efeB gene encoding iron uptake transporter deferrochelatase/peroxidase subunit: protein MTDDPIEPTDGAPKSEGVEPDSTAVSRRRALGGAVLAGLSGAAIGAVGGGFAGHAVAAGQRGDDHDTVDLRRSYPFYGQPHQGGIDTPPQRYAMFMSFSLASGAGRTELQTLLARWSAAAAILQQGKPVGTVQPQVDVQPPADTGEADGLSPASLTVTIGLGPSLFGDRFGLAARRPAVFTDLPPLNGDNLDPRLHGGDLSVQACADDPQVCYHAVRNLARLGRNIVSPFWAVLGFGRASADPGQHTPRNLLGFKDGTRNIASQAEYDRFVWVDDSDQPWMNGGTYQVVRKIRMLLETWDVDRIGNQQRIFGRTKEEGAPLSGRHEFDTPDFTAKGADGNPLIDPMSHVGLAARENNDGIMIRRRSYNYTDGLDANGQLNAGLLFISYQKDPQDFIRLQNRLGAHDLLNEYIRHIGSAIFAVPPAPAEGHYIAQSLFR, encoded by the coding sequence ATGACCGACGACCCCATCGAACCCACCGACGGCGCGCCGAAAAGCGAAGGCGTGGAACCTGATTCGACGGCCGTGTCGCGCCGGCGCGCGCTGGGCGGCGCGGTGCTGGCCGGCCTCAGCGGCGCCGCCATCGGCGCCGTAGGCGGCGGGTTCGCCGGGCACGCCGTGGCGGCGGGGCAGCGCGGCGACGACCACGACACCGTCGACCTCCGCCGCAGCTACCCCTTCTACGGCCAGCCGCACCAGGGCGGAATCGACACGCCGCCACAGCGTTACGCCATGTTCATGTCGTTCTCCCTGGCGTCCGGTGCCGGCCGCACCGAGTTGCAGACCCTGCTGGCGCGCTGGTCGGCGGCGGCCGCGATCCTGCAGCAGGGAAAGCCGGTCGGCACCGTGCAGCCGCAGGTCGACGTGCAGCCCCCGGCCGACACCGGGGAGGCCGACGGGTTGAGCCCGGCCAGCCTCACCGTCACGATCGGGTTGGGGCCGTCGCTGTTCGGCGATCGTTTCGGATTGGCCGCGCGCCGGCCCGCGGTGTTCACCGACCTGCCACCGCTCAACGGCGACAACCTGGATCCTCGCCTGCACGGCGGCGACCTGTCCGTGCAGGCGTGCGCCGACGACCCGCAGGTCTGCTACCACGCCGTGCGCAACCTGGCCCGGCTGGGCCGCAACATCGTCTCGCCGTTCTGGGCGGTGCTCGGCTTCGGCCGAGCCTCGGCCGACCCCGGCCAGCACACGCCGCGAAACCTGTTGGGGTTCAAGGACGGCACCCGCAACATCGCCAGCCAGGCGGAATACGATCGGTTCGTGTGGGTCGACGACAGCGACCAGCCGTGGATGAACGGCGGAACCTACCAAGTGGTCCGCAAGATCCGGATGCTGCTCGAGACATGGGACGTCGACCGGATCGGCAATCAGCAGCGGATCTTCGGCCGCACCAAGGAAGAAGGCGCGCCGCTGTCCGGCAGGCACGAATTCGACACCCCCGATTTCACCGCCAAGGGCGCCGACGGCAATCCGCTCATCGATCCGATGTCGCACGTCGGCCTGGCCGCCCGGGAGAACAACGACGGCATCATGATCCGACGGCGGTCCTACAACTACACCGACGGCCTGGACGCCAACGGCCAACTCAACGCCGGCCTGCTGTTCATCTCGTATCAAAAAGATCCGCAAGATTTTATCCGGCTGCAGAACCGGTTGGGCGCCCACGACCTGCTCAACGAGTACATCCGCCACATCGGGTCAGCAATCTTCGCCGTCCCGCCCGCGCCCGCTGAAGGCCACTACATCGCCCAAAGCCTGTTCCGCTGA